The genomic interval GCGCCGCGCGAAGCGGCCAAACAGCCGGCAAAGGAAACGGCGCACGCGGAGTCCGCCGGCAAGGCCGAGGGCACGCAGGCGGCAAACGCGCAGGACAAGACGGCGGGCGCCGATGAAGGCAGCAGCGAGGACGGCAACGCCGCTGGCGCCCGCGCCGCCGATGCGGTGGTCGACATGCTGGCCCTGATGGCCAGCCTGAACGTTGCGGCACAGGTGCCGGCAGCCGCCGCCCCAGCGCCCCTGGAGACGGCCGCCAAACCGGACGCCCTGCTGGCCGGCCTGCAGAGCGGAGCTGACGACGATGCGGAACCGCTCCTCAAGCTGGCTGGCGACGCACTGGCGGACGAGGCGGACGAAGGGCAGCGCCAGAAGCCCGATGGGGGCATCGACCTGCGCGCACTCGGCCTGGGCAGGACGGCCGACGCGGCAAAGCTGCCGATGGAAGGCGCCGACTTCGCCGCCAAGCTGAAGGACAGCACGTTTCAAACCGCCATGAAGGAGGCGCCGCCGGCACTGGAAGCGTTTTCCAGCCTGAACGCCCAGGCCACGGCCCTGCAGAGCGCGCAGGCGGCCGGCAGCGTCCCGACCGACCGCCTGAGCGCGCGCGTCGGCACCCCGGCCTGGGACAACCAGGTCGGCCAGAAAGTCATCTGGATGGTCGGCGGCGAGGAGCAGAGCGCCACGCTGGAACTGAACCCGCCGGATCTCGGACCGGTGCAGGTGGTGCTGAACGTGTCGAACGACATGGCCAGCGTGACCTTCTCGTCCCAGCAGATGGAAGTACGCCAGGCGCTGGAAAATTCACTGCCGCGCCTGCGCGAAATGATGAGCGAAAGCGGCATCGCGCTCGGTAACGCGACCGTGAACGCCGGCAGCGAAGGCCGCCAGGCCAGGAGGGCCAGGGCTCAGGCCGGCCGGGCAGCCGTAGTGGCGGCCAGGGCGGGGGCGACAGTGCCGTGGCGGAAGTCGCGCCGCGCCAGCGCAGCCGCATCCTGGGCGGCGCCGGAGCGGTCGATACCTTCGCGTGATGATGATTCATTATCGTCTCGCCCTACGCGAGACTGACGCATGATGTTCCGTTTGCGGCCGCCCTGTGCGGCCGTT from Massilia sp. Se16.2.3 carries:
- a CDS encoding flagellar hook-length control protein FliK, coding for MLALMASLNVAAQVPAAAAPAPLETAAKPDALLAGLQSGADDDAEPLLKLAGDALADEADEGQRQKPDGGIDLRALGLGRTADAAKLPMEGADFAAKLKDSTFQTAMKEAPPALEAFSSLNAQATALQSAQAAGSVPTDRLSARVGTPAWDNQVGQKVIWMVGGEEQSATLELNPPDLGPVQVVLNVSNDMASVTFSSQQMEVRQALENSLPRLREMMSESGIALGNATVNAGSEGRQARRARAQAGRAAVVAARAGATVPWRKSRRASAAASWAAPERSIPSRDDDSLSSRPTRD